AGAACACAGAATATAAGCAAAACAACGCACAAAAAACTGACTAAACAACGTGTGAGAATGAGtcttatattcattttcagCATGAGAAATGCTACCAACACATACTTTGAACAATTTCTTATTTCCCCATGAAAAGAAATATGTTCAAAGAGTGTGAATAGCCTTCCTCTTTTTAGCATAGCATCTACTAGCGTAGTTGAAGAGATCAGAAAGTTAGTCAGAATCTCCAGGTATAGGATGATCAGGAGGTGAAGGTTTTGGGATGTATGGATTCAGAGGGCTTCCATGCTGAATAGGTCCAGGATATAAAGAGGCCTTTGTTCTAGAATTTGGTGGTGGATCAGCTGGATAGTAATCAGTCAGAGTTACTTGACTCATGTCACCATTGTTTTTGATACCACTTTTCATATTGTTTCCATTTTCCTGAAATTTCAGAGGGAATGCTTAGAATCCTGAAATCTCAGTTGAACACTAACATTATTCTGATATTGAtactttaaaaatctttttaatgtattttaaaacatcaaaattagtGTTTATCAGTATATTTTGAAATCACAGCAGAAATACCATAG
This window of the Vigna angularis cultivar LongXiaoDou No.4 chromosome 7, ASM1680809v1, whole genome shotgun sequence genome carries:
- the LOC108337531 gene encoding uncharacterized protein LOC108337531, coding for MKVSGFFALLLVVGAILMFFNILLPTSASWTPDFIGTNYGDKATPIAVNRKLKENGNNMKSGIKNNGDMSQVTLTDYYPADPPPNSRTKASLYPGPIQHGSPLNPYIPKPSPPDHPIPGDSD